Genomic DNA from Gilliamella sp. ESL0441:
ACCACCTGCATGAACCTGACATTTTGCTACCCATGCACCTAACTCGGATTTTGATGCTAATTCAGCTAGCGTGTCTTGAACTTCATCAATTGAGTTACAAACAAAACCTTCAGGCACGGGTAAATTATATTGCTTAAAAAGAGATTTGGATTGATATTCATGCAGGTTCATAAAGAAATTCCATGACTTAAGTTAATATTAAAAAATAGTCACAATTCTAATGCAAGATAAATAAATTGTGTAGTAAATAATATCTTATATTTATTGTATTTGAGAATTATTGCTGATAATAAGTGACAATGATATACTCAAAAGCTAATTTAATATCGTAATAATTGTAAAGGTAAAAATATGAAACAAGTTGGGATTTTTTTTGGTAGTGACACAGGTAATACAGAAAAAGTTGCTGAACAAATCCAACTCATTTTAGGGAGTGATAAAGCAGATCTTTTTGATATTCGAAACGCTACAAAAGAGCATATAGAAAAATATGACTACCTTTTTTTCGGCATTTCAACTTGGTATTATGGTGATCCACAAGCTGATTGGGAAGACTTTTTTCCTAACCTTGAACAAATCGATTTTAATGGAAAAACTGTTGCTATCTTTGGTTGTGGTGACCAAGAAGATTACGCTGAATTTTTCTGCAGTGCAATGGGCATGTTACGTGATATTATTGAACCTAATGGCGCAAAAATAGTTGGGCATTGGCCAATTGAAGGCTACAATTTTGAGGAATCTAAAGGTTTAGTAGATGATGACCATTTTATTGGTTTAGCTATAGATGAAGATCGTCAACCAGAATTAACCACAGAACGTATTCAAACTTGGGTTAAACAAGTTAAAGCAGAAATGAATATTTAATCTATTGAAATGATTTCTTTTATTTTCCGTTCATCATTTTTATAATAAACAATTTATAGCAACTAAACTATATTGGGATGTAATATGACAAATCATGATAGAGATAATAATGCAGCGCTGAAAAGTGCGGGTTTAAAGGTTACATTACCTCGTTTAAAAATACTAGAATTGCTGCGTGACCCTTCGTGCCAGCATATTACCGTAGAAGATCTTTATAAAAAGTTACTTGATATGGGAGAGGAAATCGGTCTTGCTACCGTTTATCGCGTGCTGAATCAATTTGATGATGCAGGGATTGTCACTCGCCATAACTTTGAAGGTGGGAAAGCAGTTTTTGAACTTGCAACACAACAACATCATGACCATTTAATTTGTTTAGATTGTGGTGAAGTCTTTGAATTCCGTGATGAAGTGATCAATGCGAGGCAAAAGGAAATCGCTGAACAATATGGTGTGAAATTAACTTTTCATAGCCTTTATCTTTATGGTCATTGTGATTCCGGTAACTGCAAAAAACACCCTGAACTTCATACTAAAAAATAAGCCTATTTTATAGGCTTTTTTTACTTTTCAAATTATCGTAATTCTTCTGTTAGGTTAGTAATTAAAATGAAACAGCTTTTAAACTTTATCCCGCTTGTTGTCTTTTTTGTCTTTTTGACAATGTATGATATTTTTATTGGTGTTCAAGCATTAATGATTGCATCATGTGTATCACTTGTTATTGGAATGATTTTATACAAAAAAATTGATAAAGTAGAATTAATTTCCTTTTTGATGGTGATGATTTTTGGTGGTATTACGCTCGCCACAAAAGAAGCGATATTCATAAAATGGAAAGTAACAATTATTAATTTTTTATTTGCATCTGTTCTATTAATCAGTCAATCTATATTTAAGAAAAACTTAATTCAAAAAATGTTAGGCAAAGAGTTACAATTAGATGACATTATTTGGAATAAACTGAATTTAATATGGATAGTCTTTTTTATACTTTGTGGAACGTTCAGTTTGATTGCAACTTATTATATGTCTGATAACTTTTTTTGGAAATTTAAAGTATTTATTTTACCCATTTTATCATTGTTATTATCTTTGATTTCAGGAATTTATATTTTCAAAAATATTGATAAAAAAGATCTAGAAAGTAAATAGCATATGCAGGAGTATCTTTAAATATGAGACAAAATATTGAAAGTCCTAAAGGACAATTAGTACTAAGAACACTTGCTATGCCTTCGGATACCAATCCTCATGGACATATTTTTGGTGGTTGGATTATGTCTCAGATGGATCTCGCTGGGGGAATTTTATCGAAAGAAATAGCTAAAAACCGAGTTGTAACTGTTAATGCTAGCAGTATTACTTTTCATAAACCAGCAATGGTGGGAGATGTCGTGTGTTGTTATGCGCATTGCCTAAAAACAGGTAGAACATCAATGACTATCGCTATTGAAGTTTGGATTAAAAAATTAATCGACACAGAAGATACAACTCAACGTTTTCGTATCACGGATGCTGTTTTTACCTATGTTTCAGTTGATAAACACAATAATCCCAAGCCATTGCCTGAAATATTTCAATATTTTGATTGTAACAAAGATCCAATTAGTAAACTAAATCTTAATAATAGTTAATAAATATGCAATTATACTCATTTCATACATTAGTTAGTACGTTGATATTTCTGATATATTGGTTGCTGATTGTTGCAACCACATTACGTATTGTCTTCAAACGAAGACCAACAACTTATGTGATTGCATGGATGTTAATTATCTATATTTTACCTATTGTTGGAATCATACTCTATTTCGCAATCGGTGAGGCACATTTAGGACAACAACGAGTAAAACGAGCTCAGCAAATGCGTCCTACTATTGCTAAATTTATTCAAAGACTTGAAGATTTTCCTGATATTTTTACAACAAAAGTTAGTCAAGTCAGCAAACCTATATTTCAATTATGTAAACATCAGACTGGACTTGATGGTATAAATGGCAACCATATTGAGCTACTGAGCGAAACTGATGAGATATTTGATCGCTTAATTAATGACATTAATCAAGCAACCTCGAATATTGAAATGGTATTTTACATTTGGAATGAAGGTGGTAGAGCCAATGAAGTTGAAAATGCACTAATCGCAGCAACAAAGCGTGGAGTAATTTGTCGTTTAATGGTGGATTCAGCTGGTAGCCGACACTTTATTAGAACCAATGCAAGTAAACGTATGCGTGATGCGGGGATCATAATTGTTGAAGCTCTTAAAGTAAATTTACTTCGTTTTATGTTTAGACGACTTGATTTACGTCAACATCGCAAAGTAGCTATCATTGATAACTATATATCTTATACTGGTAGTATGAATATTGTCGATCCACGTTTTTTTAAACAAAATAAACACATTGGTAAATGGGTCGATATCATGGTACGAATGAATGGCCCCGTTACAACATTGATGGGTGCAATATATGCCAGTGATTGGGAGTTAGAAACAGGTAAATATTTAGCCCTACCACAAATTACAGATTTTGCAGAACCGCCTGAAGACAAAAAACATATTATGCAACTTATTGCTTCAGGGCCAGGATATACTGAAAATATGATTCATCAAGTACTATTGACAGCAATCTATTCTGCACAAGAACAAATTATTTTTACTACCCCTTACTTAGTTCCTAGTGATGACATACTCCATGCTGTTGTTACCGCGGCTCAGCGAGGAGTAGAAGTTATCATTATAGTACCAAAAAAGAATGACTCTCTAATGGTTAAATGGGCCAGTCGAGCTTTCTTTTCCGAACTATTGGATGGGGGGGTCAAACTTTATCAATTTAATGATAACTTGTTACATACTAAAAGTGTACTAATCGATAATCAGCTTAGTCTTGTCGGTACGGTAAATTTAGATATGCGAAGTTTATGGCTTAATTTTGAAATTACAACGGTTATTGATGATGCTGAATTTGCAAACTCATTATCTATCCTATTGCAAAAATATTTATCACAATCCGATCCTGTCAATGTATCCGAATGGAAAAAACGCCCAATTTGGCAACATATTATTGAACGGCTATTTTACTTTTTTGCTCCGTTATTATAATAAAATTTAAATCATTTGGTATTCAAAACGGATAATTATTAGTAGCCGTTTTGAGACAGATCGGGTTGAAACTGGTTGCTATTTATTCGAAAAACATCGGTTTGTATTTCTCCATCTTTACCAAGTTTAATTTCTCGCCAACCGGGTGCCTCTAAAGATAAATTAAACTCATAGGATGCCGGTTTAAATTGCACGCAAGTTGAAGGTGTCGAAAATGCTTTGCAACCATACCAAGAATGCATTTGATTTTGATGTATATGCCCCCACCCTACTCCACTTATTTTAGGATAGTTTTGGATGATATTTTTCAATTGATCACTATTTTTCAATATATGTTGATCTAGCCAATGACATCCTGACTCGATAGCGTGATGATGTAAAAAAACAAGAGCATATCTATCATTATAGTTTTCAAGCGTTTTTCGTAAAAACGCTAGCTCTAAATCAGATAAGTAACCATATGCTTGCCCTACTACTTGACTATTTAACAAAATTAAAAGCCAATTATCACCCAATAAAACAACTTTATTTTCAGCTAGTTGGTAATCTTTAAAAATAATCTGCATGTAAGCATAGTTATCATGATTTCCGGCTAGCCAGACACAAGGCGTATTTAATTTTTGGATTTGCTTTGCAAATAACGAGTAAGCTTCTTTAGAGCCATCTTGTACAAAATCACCTGTTGCTACAATCAAATCATATTGTTTTTTTAAAGATTTTATCTCATCCATAACAGAGAGAAAACTTGCATTTGAATCAACACCTAATAACTGATTATTATCATTAGCAAATAAATGCGTATCAGTAATATGCAATATATTACCGAAATCGCTATTTTTTATTGGAAGGTGTAAAAATGACTGCAAAATTTACCTCAGCATCTGTTTTATTTTCAATTTTTATTATCAACTTAGTCATTAAATAGGACATTATGATTGGCTTTGATATTTATTTTTTTATTATAAATTCAAGTACGCTTACAAAGTGTAAAATGGATCACATTTTTATGAAAGAAAAAATTAAATGTGATCACTTAAAATTTTATTTCCATTCTTCCTGTAACAACGCATAATTGAGCTGTAACCATTGAATTGCAATAATTGATGCAGCATTATTGATAACTCCTTCTTGAACCCATCGATAAGCTTGCTCTCGACTGATTACGTGCACTTTAATATCTTCGTTTTCTTCGGCTAATCCATGAATTCCTTTAGCTGTTGAGGAATCAACTTCACCAACTAATATGTGCAGTTTTTCAGTTAATCCACCTGGCGATGCTAAATAACTAATAACAGGTTTGCAACGCCCTATCGTTATTCCCGCTTCTTCTATGGCTTCTCGTCTTGCAACATCTTCACATGACTCATTATCATGATCCATCATGCCAGCAATAAGTTCTAATAACCATGGACTATTTTGGGTTTCGATAGCCGCTATACGGATTTGCTCAATCATCACGATTTGATCACGCTTACTATCATAAGCTAATAATACTACAGCATGACCGCGTTCTAAAATCTCTCGAGAAACTAATTCGCTTTTAGTTCCATCGAATTTACGATATTGAAAACGATACTCTAGCAAAGAAAAAAAACCTTTATATAAAACACGTTTAGTTAAATTAAACACATCTTTTTTGTCAAAAAGGATCGGATTATTATTAATTTTCATATAAATTCTCAATTTTAGACTAAATTTTAATAAAAAGTGCGGATAGCAAACAAACTATGCTTACTATATCTTATTTATCTGTTAAAATTATACAATTAAAAATACTACAATATTTGAATGTTTTTTAAAGAGAAAATTGATGAAAAAAACTTTAACTTTTCTAATCGGCTTAGCGTTAAGCCACTCTGTCTTTGCAGAGAATTTGGTTCAGGTTTATGAACAAGCAA
This window encodes:
- the nudF gene encoding ADP-ribose diphosphatase, with translation MKINNNPILFDKKDVFNLTKRVLYKGFFSLLEYRFQYRKFDGTKSELVSREILERGHAVVLLAYDSKRDQIVMIEQIRIAAIETQNSPWLLELIAGMMDHDNESCEDVARREAIEEAGITIGRCKPVISYLASPGGLTEKLHILVGEVDSSTAKGIHGLAEENEDIKVHVISREQAYRWVQEGVINNAASIIAIQWLQLNYALLQEEWK
- a CDS encoding septation protein A, with the translated sequence MKQLLNFIPLVVFFVFLTMYDIFIGVQALMIASCVSLVIGMILYKKIDKVELISFLMVMIFGGITLATKEAIFIKWKVTIINFLFASVLLISQSIFKKNLIQKMLGKELQLDDIIWNKLNLIWIVFFILCGTFSLIATYYMSDNFFWKFKVFILPILSLLLSLISGIYIFKNIDKKDLESK
- the cls gene encoding cardiolipin synthase, translated to MQLYSFHTLVSTLIFLIYWLLIVATTLRIVFKRRPTTYVIAWMLIIYILPIVGIILYFAIGEAHLGQQRVKRAQQMRPTIAKFIQRLEDFPDIFTTKVSQVSKPIFQLCKHQTGLDGINGNHIELLSETDEIFDRLINDINQATSNIEMVFYIWNEGGRANEVENALIAATKRGVICRLMVDSAGSRHFIRTNASKRMRDAGIIIVEALKVNLLRFMFRRLDLRQHRKVAIIDNYISYTGSMNIVDPRFFKQNKHIGKWVDIMVRMNGPVTTLMGAIYASDWELETGKYLALPQITDFAEPPEDKKHIMQLIASGPGYTENMIHQVLLTAIYSAQEQIIFTTPYLVPSDDILHAVVTAAQRGVEVIIIVPKKNDSLMVKWASRAFFSELLDGGVKLYQFNDNLLHTKSVLIDNQLSLVGTVNLDMRSLWLNFEITTVIDDAEFANSLSILLQKYLSQSDPVNVSEWKKRPIWQHIIERLFYFFAPLL
- the cpdA gene encoding 3',5'-cyclic-AMP phosphodiesterase — its product is MQSFLHLPIKNSDFGNILHITDTHLFANDNNQLLGVDSNASFLSVMDEIKSLKKQYDLIVATGDFVQDGSKEAYSLFAKQIQKLNTPCVWLAGNHDNYAYMQIIFKDYQLAENKVVLLGDNWLLILLNSQVVGQAYGYLSDLELAFLRKTLENYNDRYALVFLHHHAIESGCHWLDQHILKNSDQLKNIIQNYPKISGVGWGHIHQNQMHSWYGCKAFSTPSTCVQFKPASYEFNLSLEAPGWREIKLGKDGEIQTDVFRINSNQFQPDLSQNGY
- the fldA gene encoding flavodoxin FldA, whose protein sequence is MKQVGIFFGSDTGNTEKVAEQIQLILGSDKADLFDIRNATKEHIEKYDYLFFGISTWYYGDPQADWEDFFPNLEQIDFNGKTVAIFGCGDQEDYAEFFCSAMGMLRDIIEPNGAKIVGHWPIEGYNFEESKGLVDDDHFIGLAIDEDRQPELTTERIQTWVKQVKAEMNI
- the fur gene encoding ferric iron uptake transcriptional regulator is translated as MTNHDRDNNAALKSAGLKVTLPRLKILELLRDPSCQHITVEDLYKKLLDMGEEIGLATVYRVLNQFDDAGIVTRHNFEGGKAVFELATQQHHDHLICLDCGEVFEFRDEVINARQKEIAEQYGVKLTFHSLYLYGHCDSGNCKKHPELHTKK
- the yciA gene encoding acyl-CoA thioester hydrolase YciA gives rise to the protein MRQNIESPKGQLVLRTLAMPSDTNPHGHIFGGWIMSQMDLAGGILSKEIAKNRVVTVNASSITFHKPAMVGDVVCCYAHCLKTGRTSMTIAIEVWIKKLIDTEDTTQRFRITDAVFTYVSVDKHNNPKPLPEIFQYFDCNKDPISKLNLNNS